A section of the Lycium ferocissimum isolate CSIRO_LF1 unplaced genomic scaffold, AGI_CSIRO_Lferr_CH_V1 ctg5580, whole genome shotgun sequence genome encodes:
- the LOC132044942 gene encoding uncharacterized protein LOC132044942, which translates to MMMKAFIWNIRSVRTQQAFHRLQMLHRHHKFTFIALMEPFQQARNVEIYKRKIGMNIAGANSKGKIWYFIEANVDVQVLSDTTQQISLKIVLLDQNKSLVITLVYVKCNESKRLQLWDDIYQVADSINLPWLVGGDFNVVLHEDEKIGVIPIQPQDYEDFAFCVNSCELMETSFKGSHFTWWNGRRGSNCIFERFDRVFINQQFQQWFAQIEVEHLTRTGFLSIVRDNWSSNLDRNPFMLFKQKLKHTKKILSAWSKEVYGEIFKQLIIREEIVRIKEELFEEDPSPLNIMVLQQALAELKKYLHFEEEFWRQKANEDNELLVAAPNADEVKQAVFALNGDNVLNVVKDFYKGHTLPKSITHTNLVLLPKKQDVQTYANMRPINLSNFINKVILRVVHGRLEGILPRLVSPNQSSFVKGRSIIENVLLTQEIVTDIKKRGKPANVIIKLDMAKAYDRVSWLFFIIILKKMGFLSFCG; encoded by the exons ATGATGATGAAAGCTTTTATATGGAATATAAGGTCTGTTAGAACTCAACAAGCTTTCCACAGGCTTCAAATGTTGCATAGACATCATAAATTCACTTTCATAGCTCTGATGGAACCTTTCCAACAGGCTAGGAATGTTGAAATCTATAAGAGGAAAATTGGAATGAATATTGCTGGTGCAAATAGTAAAGGCAAAATTTGGTATTTTATAGAGGCTAATGTAGATGTGCAAGTTTTGTCAGATACAACTCAGCAAATCTCTTTAAAAATAGTGCTTCTTGATCAGAACAAATCTTTGGTTATTACTTTAGTTTATGTTAAATGTAATGAATCAAAGAGGTTGCAATTATGGGATGATATTTATCAGGTGGCAGACTCAATCAATCTCCCATGGTTGGTTGGAGGGGATTTTAATGTGGTTTTACATGAAGATGAGAAGATAGGTGTGATTCCAATCCAACCTCAAGACTATGAAGATTTTGCTTTTTGTGTAAATTCCTGTGAATTGATGGAGACCAGTTTCAAAGGCAGTCAttttacttggtggaatggtagaCGAGGCTCAAACTGCATCTTTGAGAGGTTCGATAGAGTTTTCATTAATCAGCAATTTCAGCAGTGGTTTGCACAAATAGAAGTTGAACATCTCACAAGGACAG GTTTCTTGAGCATAGTTAGGGATAATTGGTCAAGTAATTTGGATCGCAATCCTTTTATGTTGTTTAAACAGAAGTTGAAGCACACAAAGAAGATTTTGTCAGCATGGAGCAAAGAAGTTTATGGAGAAATTTTCAAGCAGCTGATTATTAGAGAAGAAATTGTGAGGATCAAAGAAGAATTATTTGAAGAGGATCCTTCTCCTTTGAACATAATGGTGCTACAACAAGCTCTGGCTGAACTAAAGAAGTATTTgcattttgaagaagaattctgGAGACAGAAGGCTAAT GAAGATAATGAACTATTAGTTGCTGCTCCTAATGCAGATGAAGTCAAACAAGCAGTTTTTGCTTTGAATGGGGATA ATGTGCTTAATGTGGTTAAAGACTTTTATAAAGGTCACACTCTTCCAAAATCAATCACTCATACAAATTTggttttgttgccaaagaagcAAGATGTTCAGACTTATGCAAACATGAGGCCAATCAACTTGAGTAACTTCATTAATAAAGTTATATTAAGAGTGGTTCATGGTAGACTGGAAGGCATTTTGCCAAGGCTTGTTTCACCAAATCAATCTAGTTTTGTGAAGGGGAGAAGCATTATTGAAAATGTTCTTTTAACTCAGGAAATAGTCACAGACataaaaaagagaggaaaaccaGCAAATGTAATCATCAAGTTGGATATGGCAAAGGCCTATGATAGGGTGTCTTGGTTGTTTTTTATCATAATTCTTAAAAAGATGGGTTTTTTAAGCTTTTGTGGATAG